From the Bacteroidota bacterium genome, one window contains:
- a CDS encoding T9SS type A sorting domain-containing protein, translating to MKNFYIIKRVIMGVLLSLFFITSFSQEVVNVSVTQPFSLQSDAGTDTFIYKGESTPIGGNPTAIKGTLPYTYSWTPVASLDDATIANPTATPDVTTVYTVLVTDINGCTSTDSIKVKSVPTSIFNSVNDLSFKIFPNPSYGIFNIAIQGYLNDTELNIEVYNALGKTVYYKKIGKIKYRYQGKIDLNNESAGIYIVKLKGSESSVFKRISIK from the coding sequence ATGAAAAATTTTTACATTATCAAAAGGGTGATAATGGGAGTACTATTGTCCCTATTTTTTATTACTTCATTTTCTCAAGAAGTTGTTAATGTGTCAGTAACACAACCTTTTTCCTTGCAGTCAGATGCTGGAACGGATACTTTTATTTATAAAGGAGAAAGTACTCCTATTGGCGGTAATCCAACTGCAATAAAAGGTACTTTACCTTATACTTATTCGTGGACACCTGTAGCAAGCTTAGATGATGCAACAATTGCAAATCCTACTGCTACACCTGATGTTACTACAGTTTACACTGTTTTAGTAACTGATATCAATGGTTGTACAAGTACGGATAGTATTAAAGTCAAATCAGTGCCAACGTCAATTTTTAATTCTGTAAATGATTTATCTTTTAAAATATTTCCAAATCCGAGTTATGGAATATTTAACATTGCTATTCAAGGATATTTAAATGATACGGAATTGAATATAGAAGTTTATAATGCTTTGGGAAAAACAGTTTATTATAAAAAGATTGGAAAAATAAAATATAGATATCAGGGAAAGATTGATTTGAATAATGAATCTGCTGGGATTTACATTGTAAAACTTAAGGGTTCAGAATCGTCAGTATTTAAAAGAATCTCCATAAAATAA